The DNA region CGAGGCCCGGAAACGCCCGGATTACCCGGGGTCGCACCCTGACCGCATCGTGGACATCCGTACGAACACAAACGGAAGCGGAACCTCCGCCCTCCGGATAGGGACACCACTGCGCCCGACCCAGTTCACCTTCCGTTCACCCAGGTTGCGTACGTTCAAGCAGCCACTGACGTCAAACGATTGCCTGGGTAAATGGAACACATCACGCTGCTGCTCGCCATTGTGGTCGTGACAGCTCTCGTGTTCGATTTCACGAACGGTTTCCACGACACCGCCAACGCGATGGCGACGACCATCTCGACCGGTGCACTCAAGCCCAAGACGGCGGTGGCCATGTCCGCCGTGCTGAACCTGGTCGGCGCGTTCCTGTCGGTGGAGGTCGCCAAGACGATCTCCAAGGGGCTCGTCAACGAGGAGGGCATCCAGCCCGAAGTCATCCTCGCCGCGCTCGTCGGCGCGATCCTCTGGAATCTGGTGACCTGGCTGGTCGGACTGCCGTCCAGCTCCTCCCACGCCCTGATGGGCGGCCTCATCGGCGCGACCGTCGCCTCGATCGGCTTCAGCGGGGTCAACGGCGAGAGCGTCGTGACCAAGGTGCTCATCCCGGCGGTCGCCGCGCCGATCGTCGCCGGCCTGGCCGCGATGCTCGCCACCCGCCTGACGTACCGCCTGGACAAGAAGACCGACGCCAGGACGACCGAGAAGGGCTACCGGGCCGGCCAGATCGCCTCCGCCGGTCTCGTCTCCCTCGCCCACGGCACCAACGACGCCCAGAAGACGATGGGCATCATCACCCTGGCCCTGGTCGCCGGCGGCGTCCTCGCCCCCGGCTCCAACCCGCCGGTCTGGGTCATCGTCTCCGCCGGTACGGCCATCGCGCTCGGCACCTACCTCGGCGGCTGGCGCATCATCCGCACCATGGGCAAGGGCCTCACGGACCTCCAGCCGCAGCAGGGCTTCGCCGCCCAGACCAGCGCGGCCACCACCATCCTGGCCTCCGCCCACCTCGGCTTCTCGCTCTCCACCACCCACGTCGTCTCCGGCGGCGTGATGGGCGCCGGCCTGGGCCGCAAGGGCGGTGTCGTCCGCTGGTCGACCGCCACCCGGATGTTCGTCGCCTGGGGCCTGACCCTCCCGGCCGCCGGCCTGGTCGGCGCCGGTGCCGAGTTCGTCGCCAGCCAGGGCCAGTGGGGCGTGTACGTGGTCGCGGCCTTCCTGGTCGCCTCCTGCGTCGGCATCTGGCTGGTCTCGCGCCGCCAGGTGGTCGACCACACCAACGTCAACGACGTCGAGTCCGGTGCCGGCACCGACACCGCGGCCGAGCCCGCGGGCGTCGTCACCACCGCCATCGCCGCCGTCACCCCGCCGCCGGCCGCCGGCTCCGTCGCCGCCGTCGCGGACCCGGACCTGAAGACCACCATCCCCGCCCCCAACCCCGCGGACCCCGCCGCTCCCGCGGCCCCCGCCGCCGCGGTCTGAGGAAGAGGAACCGGAACAGCATGAAGATCGACTGGGCAGCCCTCGGCTCCGTCTTCGGAGTCAGCCTCGTGGCCACCGTGGCCCTCGTGGGCCTCTTCACCCTCGGCATCGTCGGCCTCGGCAAGCAGGAGCAGGCCGCGGCCCAGGGAGGCTCCGCCACCCTGGCCCGTACCGGCGCCTACGCCTGCTTCGCGCTCTGCGCGGCGGCCGTGGCGTACGGCATCTATCTGATCGTCGCCTGATCGTCGCCTGACGGAACGTTCACGGCAGTGGGGTCCGCACCTTCGGGTGGGGACCCCACTGCCGTGTTTGTGGTGCTTCGCACAGTGACCCGTCGCAGGTCAGTCCCTGGTCAGGGGTGAGTTGACGGGTGTT from Streptomyces fradiae includes:
- a CDS encoding anion permease yields the protein MEHITLLLAIVVVTALVFDFTNGFHDTANAMATTISTGALKPKTAVAMSAVLNLVGAFLSVEVAKTISKGLVNEEGIQPEVILAALVGAILWNLVTWLVGLPSSSSHALMGGLIGATVASIGFSGVNGESVVTKVLIPAVAAPIVAGLAAMLATRLTYRLDKKTDARTTEKGYRAGQIASAGLVSLAHGTNDAQKTMGIITLALVAGGVLAPGSNPPVWVIVSAGTAIALGTYLGGWRIIRTMGKGLTDLQPQQGFAAQTSAATTILASAHLGFSLSTTHVVSGGVMGAGLGRKGGVVRWSTATRMFVAWGLTLPAAGLVGAGAEFVASQGQWGVYVVAAFLVASCVGIWLVSRRQVVDHTNVNDVESGAGTDTAAEPAGVVTTAIAAVTPPPAAGSVAAVADPDLKTTIPAPNPADPAAPAAPAAAV